The proteins below come from a single Eubacterium limosum genomic window:
- a CDS encoding FtsX-like permease family protein — protein sequence MYFKLAFRNVRRSVRDYTIYFLTLTFGVCVFYVFNSIESQQAMMSISSSDEQALQSLTMIMGYVSVFISIILGFLILYANKFLIKRRKKELGIYMTLGMDKSKMSWILMIETLLIGIVSLTAGLILGFFLSEGLAVVTAKMFEAAFTEFKFVFSPAACGKTVLYFSLIFIMVMLFNTLSISKYKLIDLLSADKKNETFKVKKLWHSVVIFIAAVIFISVAYYLIIDNGLMDIGPQFAAALVCGSVGTLLFFMSLSGFLLRLVQSNKKLYLKGLNMFVLRQLNSKINTTFISMTIICIMLLFTIGTLSSGISLADVLTSSAEKTTPFDATITSGPETPYMDDQPIYTDIAAELAAQGVDLNRFAGETSQITYHLSDVPNAVLFEYSTEGIKNMLTGEAFERFKKYPMQAVSQSDFNAQMTALGKDTITLADGQFRIFYDMPQITPSVDTFLENNGKITLNGETLESAGPAIDCTIGTNFSFSNSGTLIVSDALAQSLPFDSAQLNINYKAPAEASSEILNQYADLLTPQNGFLTITREEMYAQGTAMKITTSYVGIYVGIIFLIASAAILALQQLSEASDNSERYALLRKIGAEDKMIRHALFVQIAIYFLMPLALAVIHSIVGLKVANDFIAFFGHVNVAENTGVTALILVLIYGGYFLATYFGSKNMIKA from the coding sequence ATGTACTTTAAGCTTGCCTTCCGCAATGTACGGCGCAGCGTCCGGGATTATACCATCTATTTTCTGACTCTGACCTTTGGCGTCTGCGTCTTTTATGTTTTTAATTCCATTGAGTCTCAACAGGCGATGATGAGCATCAGTTCAAGCGACGAGCAGGCTCTCCAAAGCCTGACAATGATCATGGGTTATGTCTCGGTATTCATTTCGATTATTCTCGGCTTTCTGATCCTCTACGCCAATAAATTCCTTATTAAACGGCGTAAAAAAGAGCTCGGCATCTACATGACCCTGGGAATGGACAAAAGTAAAATGTCTTGGATTTTGATGATTGAGACCCTCCTGATCGGTATTGTCTCGCTGACGGCAGGGCTGATTCTGGGATTTTTCCTCTCCGAAGGCCTGGCAGTTGTAACGGCCAAAATGTTTGAAGCGGCCTTTACGGAATTTAAATTTGTCTTTTCACCCGCTGCCTGCGGCAAGACTGTTCTTTATTTCAGTCTGATTTTTATCATGGTCATGCTGTTTAACACACTGTCCATTTCAAAATACAAACTCATCGACCTGCTGAGCGCCGATAAGAAAAATGAAACCTTTAAGGTCAAAAAGCTCTGGCATTCTGTCGTTATTTTTATCGCCGCCGTCATTTTTATCAGTGTCGCCTACTACCTGATCATTGACAATGGCCTTATGGACATAGGCCCCCAGTTTGCAGCAGCGCTGGTCTGTGGCTCTGTCGGAACACTGCTGTTCTTCATGTCCTTATCTGGTTTCCTGCTCCGCCTGGTCCAGTCCAATAAAAAGCTGTACCTTAAAGGGCTTAATATGTTCGTGCTCCGCCAACTCAACAGCAAGATCAATACCACCTTTATTTCAATGACGATTATCTGCATTATGCTGCTGTTCACCATCGGCACCCTGTCAAGCGGTATCAGCCTGGCCGATGTACTCACAAGCTCAGCCGAAAAGACCACTCCTTTTGACGCGACCATTACCAGCGGTCCGGAAACCCCTTACATGGATGACCAGCCAATTTATACAGATATCGCCGCCGAACTGGCTGCTCAGGGTGTCGACTTGAACCGTTTTGCCGGAGAAACGAGCCAGATCACCTACCACCTCAGTGATGTTCCAAATGCGGTCTTATTTGAATATTCTACAGAAGGCATAAAAAACATGCTGACCGGTGAAGCCTTCGAGCGCTTCAAAAAATACCCGATGCAGGCCGTTTCTCAGTCCGATTTTAACGCCCAAATGACTGCGCTCGGAAAAGACACTATTACACTAGCCGATGGACAATTCCGTATTTTTTATGATATGCCCCAGATCACCCCTTCTGTGGATACTTTCCTCGAAAACAACGGAAAAATTACTCTAAACGGAGAAACGCTGGAAAGTGCAGGACCGGCCATTGACTGTACCATTGGCACAAACTTTTCATTCAGCAACAGCGGTACACTCATTGTGTCGGATGCCCTGGCACAAAGTCTCCCTTTTGACAGCGCACAGCTTAATATTAATTACAAAGCGCCTGCAGAGGCTTCAAGCGAAATTTTAAACCAGTATGCCGACCTTCTGACGCCACAAAATGGCTTCTTAACTATCACCCGGGAAGAAATGTATGCACAGGGTACCGCCATGAAAATCACCACCTCCTATGTAGGGATTTACGTGGGCATTATCTTCCTCATTGCCAGCGCTGCTATACTGGCGCTCCAGCAGCTCTCCGAGGCATCGGACAACTCTGAACGCTACGCCCTGCTCCGCAAGATCGGTGCGGAGGATAAAATGATCCGCCATGCACTGTTTGTTCAGATTGCCATCTATTTCCTGATGCCCCTGGCGCTTGCCGTCATTCACTCCATTGTAGGGCTCAAAGTCGCCAATGATTTTATCGCTTTCTTTGGTCATGTGAATGTCGCGGAAAATACGGGCGTCACTGCACTGATTCTTGTACTCATTTACGGCGGCTACTTCCTCGCTACCTATTTCGGCAGCAAAAATATGATCAAGGCATAA
- a CDS encoding ABC transporter ATP-binding protein has translation MEKTTPILSVQHIEKYYGNNGNITKAVDDISFNVNKGEYIGIMGASGSGKTTLLNCVSTIDSVTAGHILIQDRDITELRSRQLSQFRREQLGFIFQDFNLLDTLTAYENIALALTILKVPAATIDKRVRSVAKRLQISDILEKYPYQISGGQKQRVASARAIITKPALILADEPTGALDSKSARMLLEAFDTLNEQLHATILMVTHDAFTASYCKRILFIKDGKIFNELIRGDDSRKVFFKRIIDVVSLLGGGNSDVL, from the coding sequence ATGGAAAAAACAACACCGATACTGTCTGTACAGCATATCGAAAAATATTATGGAAATAACGGAAATATCACAAAAGCCGTTGACGACATCAGCTTTAATGTGAATAAAGGCGAATACATTGGTATTATGGGCGCTTCAGGAAGCGGTAAAACCACATTGCTGAACTGTGTGTCTACCATCGACTCTGTGACCGCAGGCCATATTCTGATCCAGGACCGGGATATCACCGAGCTGCGCTCACGTCAACTTTCACAATTCCGGCGGGAACAGCTTGGCTTTATTTTTCAGGATTTCAATCTTTTAGACACTCTGACTGCCTATGAAAATATTGCCCTTGCGCTGACGATTCTCAAAGTACCGGCAGCAACCATCGACAAGCGGGTACGCAGTGTGGCCAAGCGCCTGCAGATTAGCGATATTCTGGAAAAGTACCCCTATCAGATCTCCGGTGGGCAGAAGCAGCGTGTTGCCAGTGCAAGAGCCATCATCACCAAGCCTGCGCTTATTTTAGCTGACGAGCCCACCGGGGCACTGGATTCTAAATCTGCCCGGATGCTGCTCGAGGCTTTTGACACCCTCAACGAACAGCTTCACGCCACAATCCTTATGGTTACCCACGATGCCTTCACCGCCAGCTACTGCAAGCGCATCCTCTTCATAAAGGACGGCAAAATCTTTAATGAACTGATTCGGGGCGATGACAGCCGCAAGGTTTTTTTTAAACGCATTATTGATGTTGTCAGCCTTTTGGGAGGAGGGAACAGCGATGTACTTTAA
- a CDS encoding sensor histidine kinase, which yields MRFLDYVKDKLLFLSVSTVLLVFMGLSLELLHVDKGSRFYLLLVLFLALSLVFWVEFFMKAHFYNDVCKKLSRLDKKYLLSELINRPSLNECRILYEVLKAASKSMNDEIAVYRRSSNEYREYIETWVHEVKTPIASAELIIENHQTPVTLSLGEEIDQIERYVNQALFYSRSSGVEKDYVIKKTCLQNLVNPVIRKTAKTFIRQKIKLSTSGLEHEVFTDSKWTDFILGQLLDNSLKYLDYSSSTPAEITVSGACNGAEILLSIADNGIGIPPEDIDRIFDKGFTGSNGRRGSAKATGIGLYLCKKLCQKLGLGLSVESVSGRGTTATIHFPVLEQT from the coding sequence ATGCGGTTTCTGGATTACGTAAAAGATAAGCTTCTGTTTTTGTCGGTTTCAACAGTGCTGCTGGTTTTTATGGGCTTAAGTCTGGAACTCCTGCACGTCGATAAAGGCTCCCGTTTTTACCTCCTGCTCGTGCTTTTCTTGGCTTTGTCTCTTGTCTTCTGGGTTGAGTTTTTTATGAAAGCCCACTTTTATAATGATGTCTGTAAAAAGCTCAGCCGGCTTGACAAAAAATATCTTCTATCTGAGCTCATCAACCGGCCCTCGCTCAATGAATGCCGCATTCTGTACGAGGTGCTGAAAGCCGCCAGCAAGAGCATGAACGATGAAATTGCCGTCTACCGGCGCAGCTCCAATGAATACCGGGAGTACATTGAAACCTGGGTTCACGAGGTCAAGACCCCCATTGCTTCAGCCGAGCTTATCATCGAAAATCATCAGACACCTGTAACACTCTCACTCGGTGAGGAAATCGACCAGATTGAGCGTTATGTGAATCAGGCTCTTTTTTATTCGCGCAGCAGCGGCGTCGAAAAGGACTATGTTATCAAAAAAACGTGTCTTCAGAACCTGGTAAACCCTGTCATACGAAAAACCGCTAAAACTTTCATCCGTCAAAAAATCAAACTTTCCACCAGCGGGCTGGAACATGAAGTATTTACCGATTCCAAATGGACTGATTTTATCCTTGGCCAGCTTTTGGACAATTCGCTGAAATACCTGGACTACAGCTCGTCCACCCCGGCCGAGATCACTGTTTCCGGCGCCTGTAACGGCGCTGAGATTCTTCTCTCCATTGCTGACAACGGGATCGGCATCCCGCCGGAGGACATTGACCGGATCTTTGATAAGGGCTTTACAGGCAGCAACGGCCGCCGCGGCAGCGCCAAGGCGACGGGCATTGGCCTCTATCTCTGCAAAAAGCTCTGCCAGAAACTGGGACTTGGCCTGAGTGTCGAATCCGTGTCCGGACGCGGAACAACAGCCACCATTCATTTCCCCGTCCTGGAGCAAACGTGA
- a CDS encoding response regulator transcription factor, which produces MRIMIIEDDPKIRQELSEFLNRYGYDPVFPDSFEHITTSILANPPDLILLDINLPIYDGYYICREIRKQSDVPIIIVTSRDSEFDELMSMNLGADDYITKPYNTQILLARIASVLKRANPSAGSTTMSHNGLTLDLSRSVIQSARGETELTKNEVGILRLLLSHQNEIVSREAIMNALWQSDAFVDDNTLTVNINRLRRKISEIGLKDYLVTKRGQGYMV; this is translated from the coding sequence ATGAGAATAATGATCATCGAAGATGATCCCAAAATCCGTCAGGAACTCAGTGAATTTCTGAACCGCTACGGCTATGATCCCGTTTTCCCAGACAGCTTTGAACACATTACCACATCCATTCTGGCCAATCCGCCGGACCTCATTCTTCTGGATATTAACCTGCCAATTTATGACGGGTATTATATCTGCCGGGAAATCCGAAAACAATCGGATGTTCCCATTATTATTGTCACCAGCCGGGACAGTGAATTTGACGAACTGATGAGCATGAACCTTGGCGCAGATGATTATATTACGAAACCCTACAATACTCAAATCCTTCTGGCGCGGATCGCTTCTGTGCTCAAACGGGCCAATCCCTCTGCCGGTTCCACTACCATGTCTCATAACGGACTGACCCTTGACTTATCCCGAAGCGTGATTCAGTCCGCCAGAGGGGAGACCGAACTGACCAAAAATGAAGTTGGTATTCTCCGCCTTCTGCTGTCCCATCAAAACGAAATCGTCTCCCGCGAGGCCATCATGAATGCCCTCTGGCAGTCCGATGCATTTGTGGACGACAATACCCTCACCGTCAATATCAACCGCCTGCGCCGCAAAATCAGCGAAATCGGCCTGAAGGATTACCTCGTCACCAAACGTGGCCAGGGCTATATGGTGTAA
- a CDS encoding FAD-dependent oxidoreductase, giving the protein MKKILIVGGVTGGASAAARLRRLNEEDEIILFERSEHTSCAGCGLPYYIGGVIEERRKLLQTVSGLAKRYRLDIRCGSEVLSINRDDKSITVREKETGETYEESYDKLVLSTGSRPSVPDLPGMDEAENAFTLKDVQDADVLKKALMTLTPKHAVVIGGGFGGLAMAENLQRLGLTVTIVEKKRQVVRAFDFEIAQILHRELNEHGVGLVLDDGVSRFENKGKTLVLESGRTLDCDLSILTMGVKPESGLAQRAGLRVNEAGYVVTTQTYAALDADLLTPVDGIYAIGDVVQVQNFVDKQPDAAGLAGPATRQGRVLADHLAGLPTVNNGLQRTSILKIFGKTAATTGNNVARLKKMGISYQEVHAHRLCHADNYPGASLIDLKLIYDPKTLKILGAQAVGKEGVDKRIDVISTAMRLGATIRNLACLELCYAPPYSTVKDPVNVLGTIAGNISEGVYKTISWDEIEGIVADGGFLLDVMPPEEFDKGHISGAVNIELDSLRERLDELPQERGLPLYICSGTGQRAYTAVRLLRGCGYNNLYLLSGGYATYCDGTYQPNA; this is encoded by the coding sequence ATGAAGAAAATACTGATCGTCGGCGGTGTAACCGGTGGTGCGTCGGCTGCGGCAAGGCTGAGGCGTTTGAACGAAGAAGATGAGATCATTTTGTTTGAACGCAGTGAGCATACCAGCTGCGCCGGCTGTGGTCTTCCGTATTATATTGGAGGCGTCATAGAGGAACGCCGGAAGCTGCTTCAAACGGTTTCTGGACTGGCAAAGCGCTATCGTCTGGATATCCGCTGCGGCAGTGAGGTGCTGTCCATCAATCGCGATGATAAAAGCATTACGGTCAGAGAAAAAGAGACGGGCGAAACCTACGAGGAAAGCTATGACAAGCTGGTTCTCTCGACAGGGTCCAGACCTTCTGTGCCGGATTTGCCGGGAATGGATGAAGCTGAAAATGCCTTTACACTAAAAGACGTTCAGGATGCCGATGTTCTTAAAAAAGCGCTTATGACCCTTACTCCAAAGCATGCTGTTGTGATCGGCGGTGGTTTTGGCGGCCTTGCGATGGCTGAAAATCTGCAGCGACTGGGGCTGACGGTTACCATTGTCGAAAAAAAGCGGCAGGTTGTGAGAGCCTTTGATTTTGAAATAGCCCAGATTCTTCATCGTGAGCTCAATGAGCATGGCGTAGGCCTTGTCCTGGATGACGGTGTCAGCCGTTTCGAGAACAAAGGAAAAACGCTGGTTTTAGAGTCGGGACGCACACTGGACTGTGATCTGTCGATCCTGACAATGGGCGTGAAGCCAGAAAGCGGGCTGGCCCAAAGGGCAGGACTGCGGGTAAACGAAGCGGGTTATGTTGTTACAACCCAGACCTACGCTGCGCTGGATGCGGATCTGCTGACCCCGGTGGATGGTATATATGCCATTGGAGACGTGGTTCAGGTACAAAATTTTGTTGACAAGCAGCCGGATGCGGCAGGGCTTGCGGGACCGGCCACAAGGCAGGGGCGTGTGCTCGCAGATCATCTGGCGGGTTTACCGACTGTTAACAACGGTCTCCAGAGAACTTCTATCCTCAAAATATTCGGTAAAACAGCTGCAACGACAGGAAATAATGTTGCCCGTCTTAAAAAAATGGGTATTTCTTATCAGGAGGTACACGCACACCGGCTGTGCCACGCAGACAATTATCCCGGAGCTTCGCTTATTGATCTGAAGCTTATCTATGATCCCAAAACCCTTAAAATTCTTGGTGCACAGGCAGTGGGGAAGGAAGGGGTAGACAAACGGATCGATGTAATCTCAACGGCTATGCGCCTGGGGGCTACTATAAGGAATCTTGCCTGTCTGGAGCTCTGTTACGCACCACCTTATTCTACGGTCAAGGACCCTGTTAATGTTCTCGGTACCATTGCGGGGAATATTAGTGAAGGGGTTTATAAAACCATTTCCTGGGATGAGATAGAGGGTATTGTAGCAGATGGCGGATTTCTGCTTGATGTCATGCCACCGGAAGAATTTGATAAAGGTCATATCAGCGGTGCGGTTAATATTGAGTTAGATAGTCTTCGCGAGCGGCTGGATGAGCTGCCTCAGGAGAGAGGGCTGCCGCTTTATATCTGCAGCGGTACCGGCCAGAGGGCCTATACGGCGGTCCGCCTTTTGCGGGGATGCGGATATAATAACCTTTATCTTTTATCAGGCGGATACGCCACCTATTGCGATGGCACCTATCAGCCGAACGCATAA
- a CDS encoding TfoX/Sxy family DNA transformation protein: MNELDQIKELHDMLNIGLGFEKDLKKVGINTPDELRKVGSKEAFLRLKRGGVQNLNLNKLAALEGAIRNVKKYALDESTREDMEEFYMTYEL, encoded by the coding sequence ATGAACGAACTGGATCAGATTAAAGAATTGCACGACATGTTAAACATAGGTCTTGGGTTTGAAAAGGACCTGAAAAAAGTTGGGATCAACACTCCGGACGAACTGCGCAAGGTTGGCAGCAAAGAGGCCTTTCTCCGGCTTAAACGAGGCGGTGTCCAGAATCTGAATCTTAACAAGCTGGCCGCCCTCGAGGGTGCAATACGGAACGTTAAAAAATATGCTCTGGACGAATCGACCAGAGAGGACATGGAAGAGTTTTACATGACTTATGAGCTTTAA
- a CDS encoding glycine--tRNA ligase codes for MSAFTMNEIVSLAKMRGIVFPGSEIYDGLANSWDYGPIGVEMKNNVKRAWWKKFVQESPYNVGLDAAILMNPKTWVASGHVGGFNDPLMDCKSCKTRFRADKLIEDFFHARGEEAVVDGWSNEKMMDFIRENHIKCPECGAEDFTDIRQFNLMFKTFQGVTEDSSSEIYLRPETAQGIFVNFKNVQRTTRKKIPFGIGQIGKSFRNEITPGNFIFRTREFEQMELEFFCEPGTDLEWFTYWKDFCRNWLFSLGMKEENVRFRDHEKEELSHYSNATTDVEFLFPFGWGELWGIADRTDFDLTQHQNVSGKDMQYQDPVTNEKYLPYVIEPSLGADRMFLAFLCNAMEKETLENGEERNVMKIHPALSAYKAAVLPLSKKLSEKATEVYAQLAKHFMVDYDEAGSIGKRYRRQDEIGTPICITVDFDTQEDNAVTLRDRDTMEQVRLPIDEVVGYIEKKMDF; via the coding sequence ATGTCTGCATTCACGATGAATGAAATTGTCAGCCTGGCAAAAATGAGAGGAATCGTTTTTCCAGGATCTGAAATTTATGATGGTCTCGCCAACAGCTGGGACTACGGCCCGATCGGGGTCGAAATGAAGAATAATGTAAAAAGAGCCTGGTGGAAGAAATTCGTCCAGGAATCACCTTATAATGTCGGCCTTGACGCTGCGATTCTGATGAATCCGAAAACCTGGGTTGCTTCCGGCCATGTCGGCGGCTTTAATGATCCGCTCATGGACTGCAAGTCCTGTAAAACACGTTTTCGCGCCGATAAGCTGATCGAAGACTTTTTTCACGCAAGGGGTGAGGAAGCGGTTGTTGACGGCTGGTCCAATGAAAAAATGATGGATTTTATCCGCGAAAACCACATCAAGTGTCCCGAATGCGGCGCTGAAGACTTCACCGATATCCGCCAGTTTAACCTGATGTTTAAAACCTTCCAGGGTGTCACAGAGGACAGCTCATCCGAAATTTATCTGAGACCTGAAACCGCCCAGGGGATTTTCGTCAATTTTAAAAACGTACAGCGCACGACCCGTAAAAAAATTCCTTTTGGTATTGGACAGATTGGTAAATCCTTCCGTAACGAAATCACGCCGGGTAACTTTATTTTCAGAACACGTGAATTTGAACAGATGGAGCTTGAATTTTTTTGCGAGCCCGGTACTGATCTCGAATGGTTTACCTACTGGAAGGACTTCTGCCGCAACTGGTTGTTCTCCCTTGGCATGAAAGAGGAAAATGTCCGTTTCAGAGATCACGAAAAAGAGGAACTGTCCCACTACTCCAATGCCACTACCGATGTTGAGTTCCTGTTTCCCTTTGGCTGGGGTGAGCTCTGGGGCATCGCGGACCGTACCGATTTTGATCTCACACAGCATCAGAATGTTTCGGGCAAGGATATGCAGTACCAGGATCCGGTAACCAACGAAAAATACCTTCCCTACGTCATTGAACCTTCTCTTGGGGCTGACCGTATGTTTTTAGCATTCCTGTGTAACGCCATGGAAAAGGAAACCCTTGAAAACGGCGAAGAACGAAATGTAATGAAGATACACCCCGCGCTTTCTGCCTATAAAGCCGCTGTCCTCCCGCTGTCTAAAAAGCTCAGCGAAAAAGCAACGGAAGTATATGCCCAGCTCGCTAAGCACTTCATGGTCGATTACGATGAAGCTGGCAGCATCGGCAAGCGTTACCGCCGTCAGGATGAAATTGGCACGCCAATTTGTATAACGGTAGATTTCGATACTCAGGAAGACAATGCCGTCACCCTGCGTGACCGTGATACCATGGAACAGGTCCGCCTGCCCATTGATGAAGTGGTCGGCTATATTGAAAAGAAAATGGACTTCTAG
- a CDS encoding IS1182 family transposase: MDFIIGNNRHQGMLLPDCIEDYVDENNPVRVIDAYVDTLDFENLGFNKWKPNQTGRPMYSPRDLLKLYIYGYMNHVRSSRRLEIETKRNLEVIWLLQKLSPDHKTIARFRQQNPTALKNVFKNFVQLCTQWELYGKELLAIDGSKFKAWNTKDRNFTKNKLKDRIQHIEEKIESYLDALNQNDALENQSTSEISSDISEVIHQLTDRKTLYESFLAELAESDETQISLTDPDSRLMKTKNGLDVCLNIQTAVDSKNKMIVEFTVENQAQDKNLMGPLAQKAADLLEVPAMTVVADNGYDSVSDVAQLYLSGHRPVVAGGDYEFCIPTDAANTEKITDYDSNVARAIYLPERNIFICPLGKVLRPCTYNKNKHVAKYDNTQACRHCPKKCTKMRYYRAERVMKPSEYTKAFDDSDLFLRKVHIFQNKEIVRQRKAIVEHPFGTVKRAMGISYLLLKGKQKVEGEIALAFLAFNLKRAIHIMGIQPLIQAIRA, translated from the coding sequence ATGGATTTCATTATTGGAAATAATCGTCATCAAGGGATGTTACTTCCAGACTGTATCGAGGATTATGTCGATGAAAATAATCCTGTACGTGTCATTGATGCTTATGTTGATACCTTAGATTTCGAAAATCTCGGATTTAATAAGTGGAAACCCAATCAAACAGGCCGCCCGATGTACTCGCCACGTGATCTTCTAAAACTTTATATTTATGGCTATATGAATCACGTGCGTTCTTCCAGGCGTCTGGAAATTGAGACCAAACGAAACCTCGAAGTGATTTGGCTGCTTCAAAAACTTTCCCCGGATCATAAAACCATTGCCCGCTTTCGCCAGCAAAATCCAACGGCACTTAAGAATGTCTTTAAAAACTTTGTACAGCTCTGTACCCAATGGGAGCTTTACGGTAAAGAACTGCTTGCGATTGATGGCAGCAAATTTAAAGCCTGGAATACCAAAGACCGCAACTTCACCAAAAACAAACTAAAGGATCGGATTCAGCATATCGAAGAAAAAATCGAAAGCTATCTTGATGCTTTAAATCAGAATGATGCACTTGAAAATCAAAGCACTTCTGAAATATCCAGCGATATAAGCGAAGTTATTCATCAGCTCACTGACCGCAAAACACTTTATGAATCTTTTTTAGCGGAGCTCGCTGAAAGCGACGAAACCCAAATTTCGCTTACCGATCCCGATAGCCGTCTGATGAAAACTAAAAACGGGCTTGATGTCTGTTTGAATATTCAAACCGCTGTCGACAGTAAAAACAAAATGATTGTTGAATTCACGGTTGAAAATCAAGCTCAGGATAAAAATTTAATGGGTCCTTTAGCTCAAAAAGCGGCAGATTTATTGGAAGTGCCCGCCATGACCGTCGTTGCAGATAACGGCTACGACAGTGTAAGTGATGTGGCTCAACTTTATCTCAGTGGTCATCGTCCTGTTGTTGCTGGAGGGGATTATGAATTTTGTATTCCTACAGATGCGGCAAATACTGAAAAGATTACCGACTATGATTCGAACGTTGCACGCGCGATTTATCTTCCAGAGCGTAATATTTTCATCTGTCCACTAGGAAAAGTGTTAAGGCCCTGTACTTATAATAAAAATAAACATGTTGCCAAATACGATAATACACAAGCCTGTAGACACTGTCCTAAAAAATGTACAAAAATGCGCTATTACCGCGCCGAGCGTGTCATGAAACCGTCAGAATACACCAAGGCCTTCGATGATTCCGACTTATTCCTTCGAAAAGTTCACATCTTTCAAAATAAAGAGATCGTTCGACAAAGAAAGGCCATTGTTGAGCACCCCTTTGGAACCGTAAAACGCGCAATGGGCATCTCCTATCTTTTACTGAAAGGCAAGCAAAAGGTAGAAGGTGAGATTGCGCTTGCTTTTCTTGCCTTTAATCTTAAAAGAGCCATCCATATCATGGGAATCCAGCCATTAATCCAAGCAATCCGAGCATAG